A DNA window from Aphelocoma coerulescens isolate FSJ_1873_10779 chromosome 7, UR_Acoe_1.0, whole genome shotgun sequence contains the following coding sequences:
- the LOC138113378 gene encoding rac GTPase-activating protein 1-like isoform X1: MLRQRCGQLLARLEHGLQLLELGGSVEEDYIRIARCFEATRQRCCRLEQDGRRAREQLARVEAERATLEVKLKHARNQVEVEMKKRHRAEAELEKQERKLQLVLELLMRESGSNEALSREQCSVLSALTGRRLGAALAPVRRSSAVDESCQSLLSHSDISYDRTEDDVDVDMTVVRTLKRKVTERQRVSLAPQVGPVVMAKRHRSSVVAHNAVSVPSMPPPAEVPGSADSLLPAVLVPQRRSRQGHRVSTRAGLPPLPPASAELTTVWGTNEDLGCHAAGQESHTEGSSVGQPEPAPFPSPPQSLPPVQHKFTSKTVIRPEPCGVCGSRIRFGKTAIKCCQCQLLLHTKCREQCPSLCVPRPHHHAWPREGVLADFAPSTPPLVPTLVVQCVTEVETRGLTETGLYRVPGAEQLVREWKRKLLRAGGVLPALSSVTDIHVVCGVLKDFLRGLKEPLVTFSLHPAFLRAADIPDDAASDTALRHVVSKLPPANRDTLAFLMLHLFRVSQSPDCKMDVLNLSRVFGPTLVGHSSANPTPLAIMEDTPRQCKVVARLLSLPPSFWRGFVGTEQENLVPIPAPRRECEPFFQPIASPEPKPGQLSPAGTCCLPSTLRSCVGTATRPPQGPAPRKVGRFFPSPV; this comes from the exons ATGCTACGGCAGCGTTGCGGGCAGCTCCTGGCCCGGCTGGAGCacgggctgcagctcctggaactCGGCGGCAGCGTGGAGGAAG ACTACATCCGGATCGCTCGGTGCTTTGAGGCGACGCGCCAGAGATGCTGCCGGCTGGAGCAGGATGGGCGTCGTGCCCGCGAGCAGCTGGCCCGTGTGGAGGCCGAGCGGGCAACACTAGAGGTGAAGCTCAAGCACGCCCGAAACCAAGTGGAGGTGGAGATGAAGAAGCGGCACCGGGcagaggctgagctggagaAGCAG GAGCGCAAACTTCAGCTGGTCCTTGAGTTGCTGATGCGGGAGTCAGGGAGCAACGAGgcactgagcagggagcagtgcTCTGTTCTCAGTGCCCTGACTGGCCGGCGCCTTGGGGCAGCCTTGGCACCCGTCAGGAG GTCATCTGCAGTGGACGAGTCGTGCCAGTCCCTCCTGTCCCACTCGGATATCAGCTATGACCGCACTGAGGATGATGTG GATGTTGACATGACGGTGGTGCGGACCCTGAAGCGCAAAGTTACGGAGAGGCAG CGTGTGTCCCTGGCCCCTCAGGTTGGCCCTGTGGTGATGGCAAAGCGGCATCGTTCTTCTGTGGTAGCCCACAATGCC GTGAGTGTCCCCTCTATGCCCCCTCCTGCTGAGGTCCCAGGCTCTGCTGACAGCCTCCTGCCTGCTGTTCTGGTGCCACAACGCCGCTCTCGCCAAGGACATCGTGTCTCCACACGTGCAG GTCTCCCTCCACTGcctcctgcctctgcagagctgacCACGGTGTGGGGCACCAATGAAGATCTGGGCTGCCATGCTGCGGGGCAGGAGAGCCACACTGAGGGCAGCTCAGTGGGGCAGCCAGAACCAGCCCCCTTCCCCTCACCTCCACAGAGCCTCCCACCAGTCCAGCACAAGTTCACCTCCAAAACA GTGATCCGCCCTGAGCCATGTGGTGTCTGTGGTTCCCGCATCCGCTTTGGGAAGACCGCCATCAAGTGCTgccagtgccagctgctgctgcacaccAAGTGCCGGGAGCAGTGCCCCAGTCTCTGTGTACCCAGGCCTCACCACCACGCCTGGCCCCGtgag GGTGTGCTGGCTGACTTTGCGCCCTCCACGCCGCCCCTGGTGCCCACGCTGGTGGTGCAGTGTGTGACTGAGGTGGAGACACGAGGCTTGACAGAG ACAGGCCTGTACCGGGTGCCAGGCGCAGAGCAGCTGGTGCGGGAGTGGAAGCGGAAGCTGCTGAGGGCTGGGGGCGTGCTGCCTGCCCTCAGCAGCGTGACTGACATCCATGTGGTGTGTGGGGTGCTCAAGGACTTTCTGCGGGGGCTCAAGGAACCATTGGTCACCTTCAGCCTCCACCCTGCCTTCCTGAGGGCTGCCG ACATCCCCGATGATGCTGCCAGTGACACAGCCCTGCGCCATGTGGTGAGCAAGCTGCCCCCAGCCAACAGGGATACCCTGGCTTTCCTCATGCTGCACCTGTTCAG GGTGTCGCAGAGCCCCGACTGCAAGATGGATGTGCTCAACCTGTCCCGCGTGTTTGGCCCTACGCTGGTgggacacagctcagccaaCCCCACACCACTCGCCATCATGGAGGACACACCACGACAGTGCAAG GTGGTGGCTCGTCTCCTTTCACTGCCACCCAGCTTCTGGAGAGGCTTTGTGGGGACAGAGCAGGAGAACCTGGTGCCAATACCAGCCCCGAGGCGTGAATGTG AACCATTCTTCCAGCCCATTGCCTCCCCGGAGCCCAAGCCAGGCCAGCTGAGCCCAGCTGGCACCTGCTGCCTCCCCAGCACCCTGCGGAGCTGCGTGGGCACGGCCACCCGGCCCCC GCAGGGGCCGGCCCCGAGGAAGGTGGGCCGgttcttcccttctcctgtgTAG
- the LOC138113378 gene encoding rac GTPase-activating protein 1-like isoform X2, producing MLRQRCGQLLARLEHGLQLLELGGSVEEDYIRIARCFEATRQRCCRLEQDGRRAREQLARVEAERATLEVKLKHARNQVEVEMKKRHRAEAELEKQERKLQLVLELLMRESGSNEALSREQCSVLSALTGRRLGAALAPVRRSSAVDESCQSLLSHSDISYDRTEDDVDVDMTVVRTLKRKVTERQRVSLAPQVGPVVMAKRHRSSVVAHNAVSVPSMPPPAEVPGSADSLLPAVLVPQRRSRQGHRVSTRAGLPPLPPASAELTTVWGTNEDLGCHAAGQESHTEGSSVGQPEPAPFPSPPQSLPPVQHKFTSKTVIRPEPCGVCGSRIRFGKTAIKCCQCQLLLHTKCREQCPSLCVPRPHHHAWPREGVLADFAPSTPPLVPTLVVQCVTEVETRGLTEDFLRGLKEPLVTFSLHPAFLRAADIPDDAASDTALRHVVSKLPPANRDTLAFLMLHLFRVSQSPDCKMDVLNLSRVFGPTLVGHSSANPTPLAIMEDTPRQCKVVARLLSLPPSFWRGFVGTEQENLVPIPAPRRECEPFFQPIASPEPKPGQLSPAGTCCLPSTLRSCVGTATRPPQGPAPRKVGRFFPSPV from the exons ATGCTACGGCAGCGTTGCGGGCAGCTCCTGGCCCGGCTGGAGCacgggctgcagctcctggaactCGGCGGCAGCGTGGAGGAAG ACTACATCCGGATCGCTCGGTGCTTTGAGGCGACGCGCCAGAGATGCTGCCGGCTGGAGCAGGATGGGCGTCGTGCCCGCGAGCAGCTGGCCCGTGTGGAGGCCGAGCGGGCAACACTAGAGGTGAAGCTCAAGCACGCCCGAAACCAAGTGGAGGTGGAGATGAAGAAGCGGCACCGGGcagaggctgagctggagaAGCAG GAGCGCAAACTTCAGCTGGTCCTTGAGTTGCTGATGCGGGAGTCAGGGAGCAACGAGgcactgagcagggagcagtgcTCTGTTCTCAGTGCCCTGACTGGCCGGCGCCTTGGGGCAGCCTTGGCACCCGTCAGGAG GTCATCTGCAGTGGACGAGTCGTGCCAGTCCCTCCTGTCCCACTCGGATATCAGCTATGACCGCACTGAGGATGATGTG GATGTTGACATGACGGTGGTGCGGACCCTGAAGCGCAAAGTTACGGAGAGGCAG CGTGTGTCCCTGGCCCCTCAGGTTGGCCCTGTGGTGATGGCAAAGCGGCATCGTTCTTCTGTGGTAGCCCACAATGCC GTGAGTGTCCCCTCTATGCCCCCTCCTGCTGAGGTCCCAGGCTCTGCTGACAGCCTCCTGCCTGCTGTTCTGGTGCCACAACGCCGCTCTCGCCAAGGACATCGTGTCTCCACACGTGCAG GTCTCCCTCCACTGcctcctgcctctgcagagctgacCACGGTGTGGGGCACCAATGAAGATCTGGGCTGCCATGCTGCGGGGCAGGAGAGCCACACTGAGGGCAGCTCAGTGGGGCAGCCAGAACCAGCCCCCTTCCCCTCACCTCCACAGAGCCTCCCACCAGTCCAGCACAAGTTCACCTCCAAAACA GTGATCCGCCCTGAGCCATGTGGTGTCTGTGGTTCCCGCATCCGCTTTGGGAAGACCGCCATCAAGTGCTgccagtgccagctgctgctgcacaccAAGTGCCGGGAGCAGTGCCCCAGTCTCTGTGTACCCAGGCCTCACCACCACGCCTGGCCCCGtgag GGTGTGCTGGCTGACTTTGCGCCCTCCACGCCGCCCCTGGTGCCCACGCTGGTGGTGCAGTGTGTGACTGAGGTGGAGACACGAGGCTTGACAGAG GACTTTCTGCGGGGGCTCAAGGAACCATTGGTCACCTTCAGCCTCCACCCTGCCTTCCTGAGGGCTGCCG ACATCCCCGATGATGCTGCCAGTGACACAGCCCTGCGCCATGTGGTGAGCAAGCTGCCCCCAGCCAACAGGGATACCCTGGCTTTCCTCATGCTGCACCTGTTCAG GGTGTCGCAGAGCCCCGACTGCAAGATGGATGTGCTCAACCTGTCCCGCGTGTTTGGCCCTACGCTGGTgggacacagctcagccaaCCCCACACCACTCGCCATCATGGAGGACACACCACGACAGTGCAAG GTGGTGGCTCGTCTCCTTTCACTGCCACCCAGCTTCTGGAGAGGCTTTGTGGGGACAGAGCAGGAGAACCTGGTGCCAATACCAGCCCCGAGGCGTGAATGTG AACCATTCTTCCAGCCCATTGCCTCCCCGGAGCCCAAGCCAGGCCAGCTGAGCCCAGCTGGCACCTGCTGCCTCCCCAGCACCCTGCGGAGCTGCGTGGGCACGGCCACCCGGCCCCC GCAGGGGCCGGCCCCGAGGAAGGTGGGCCGgttcttcccttctcctgtgTAG